The Desulfococcus multivorans DNA window GCCTCCTTGACGGAAATTTTTGAGGGGGAAATGATGGTGACCTTGCCTTTGACGCGTCGATCGATGATGAAATTGCGATGGGTCAATTCGCTGATGAATTTGATAAATACATTGATATCCACATCGTTGAAATCGATGGAAACAAAGCGTTCCTTGCCGTTCTCATTTCCACTTTGCGCGAATACGAACATCGGACATGCCAGAAACATCAATACGAAACTGATGGTACAGATCCGTATCCATCGCCTATTAAGCGTGTCGTAAGATTTCATGGTCAACTTGTTGGGCTCCCCTTCCCGTGGGTGGTCATGACAAGCGAATCAAAGATCGCTCGGGAAATTATTCGATCGTGTATTCAATCTGTCTCGGCCTACCTCTCCGCCTAACCTGAAGAGTGACATTTGAAGAGGACTTCAATTGGTTGTAAAATTTCATGGCATCGTCGACGGATTCGATATTCTGGCCGTCCACACTGGTAATGATATCACCGCTGCGAAGCCCCAACCGGGCGAAAATGGAGTCTCCCTGGATACGGGAGATGGTGAGACCGTCCGGTTTGCCGTTTCGAAAATGAGGCCGGATCTTGGCTTGATTCATCAGGCCGTTGAGATCGTTCATGGCCTCGCTGATCGTCTGGCGATTCAAGGATATCTGCTGGGATTCACTTGTTAACATGCCGGCAATTCCTGGAATCGCCGGGGCTCGGAGAGATGTATTTCCTGCCGGGAATTCGCCTGATCCCGTCTTTTCCATGGCCAGCACCTCGTCCTTGCCGTTCACTGTCAACACCACCTTTTCCCGAAGAATGCGTTTGATGGTTGCATTCATGATCGAATCGTTTTCCCGGTAGAGGTTTTGAAGGCGTTTTTGCTGATCCTCGATGACCGCATAGGTCTTTTCTCCTTCGCCGCTTACGGTTCCCCAGAGCTTCAGTTTTAGCTCGGTCTCCTTTAATTCCGAAATGTCGGTCTGCTCTGGAGAGGAAGCGGACGAAACCCTGACAAGATCCCCGGTTTTGAAAAGGTTGCGTTGTTCAATAACACTGTAGTCGCTCAACGGACGGAAAGGAACGGATTCCTGACGGGACTTTGAACTTTTGGCCGATAACGGGGTATCGGCCACATCTATCCCGGAAGTAACACCTTTGTAGAATGCGCTGACCCCGAGGTAGGCCGCCATTGTCACGAAAAAGAGGTTGATCAGCACGGCATAGGTTTTTTCAGTCAACGTGATATTCATTCGGATAGATGTACTCTTTTCACTGCAGTAAAAACTCAGGCGAGGCTATAGTACCTTTGATGATGAAAGGGAAGGTATTATTCCCGCCGCGATTCTGAAAAAGTATCGATATGGAACTGTCCAAACCCGAAATAAACGACGGATGGGGTTTAATGGATCCGACAAGGTCGAGTCCGCTCTCAGGATAGGGCGTCTTTATCCGGATTGTTCCCGACAAATTCCCGTTTATCTGGCTACCCTTTGCCGACAGGGCTTCGATGCGAAGCGTAGCGGCATCGTCCGCCGCCAATTTGGCATTTACCTCGGCAAAAGTCAAATCCTTCAGGCTTGCGCCAGGTATTTCAATATCCATGCGACAAGTCGAGGCCGTAAGACTGGCCGTGAATTGACCGGCGGCATCGGACCGTTCGAAGTCGATCAACCCGGAGAGCGTTCCATCAACAGGGGTTCGTGAAAGATGCTCGACGGCCGCCATGCGACCGATCTGAATCTCGGCGAGGTCCGTGTGCAGCGCCGTCAGCTCGCCGTTTCGATCCAGAATCATCCTCCCTTTCACATGTCCGTCATAGCATAGACCGAATATGGCGAATGCAGGCGAAGATCCGAATAATGTCCGTATTTCGGGGGTGATCCTCAGCTGTTCCAAAGATATCTGCAGCGGGTCTCCCTGGCCGAATACCACTCCCGATGCTTTGATTCCCGGTGGGAAAACCGGGGATATGCGTTCGATGGTGAGCGCTGTTCCGGGGTGGACCTGATGGAAGACGGAAATGACATTGGCTTCAATCGTCTTTGACGGAAAAAGGTGATAAAGGAAAAAAATCAGAACGACCGCTGTGTAAAGGCCGTAACACATCCATGCTTTGTGCTTTTTGAACATCGGAATTGTAAGGCTTTCTTTTATGCTTCGAAGGTTTCGACCTGGAGAATGACATCGATCATTCCTTCCGTTCCGGCCTTGGTGATGGAAATCCGTCGAATAAAGACCAT harbors:
- the gspN gene encoding type II secretion system protein GspN; protein product: MFKKHKAWMCYGLYTAVVLIFFLYHLFPSKTIEANVISVFHQVHPGTALTIERISPVFPPGIKASGVVFGQGDPLQISLEQLRITPEIRTLFGSSPAFAIFGLCYDGHVKGRMILDRNGELTALHTDLAEIQIGRMAAVEHLSRTPVDGTLSGLIDFERSDAAGQFTASLTASTCRMDIEIPGASLKDLTFAEVNAKLAADDAATLRIEALSAKGSQINGNLSGTIRIKTPYPESGLDLVGSIKPHPSFISGLDSSISILFQNRGGNNTFPFIIKGTIASPEFLLQ
- the gspC gene encoding type II secretion system protein GspC; protein product: MNITLTEKTYAVLINLFFVTMAAYLGVSAFYKGVTSGIDVADTPLSAKSSKSRQESVPFRPLSDYSVIEQRNLFKTGDLVRVSSASSPEQTDISELKETELKLKLWGTVSGEGEKTYAVIEDQQKRLQNLYRENDSIMNATIKRILREKVVLTVNGKDEVLAMEKTGSGEFPAGNTSLRAPAIPGIAGMLTSESQQISLNRQTISEAMNDLNGLMNQAKIRPHFRNGKPDGLTISRIQGDSIFARLGLRSGDIITSVDGQNIESVDDAMKFYNQLKSSSNVTLQVRRRGRPRQIEYTIE